Below is a window of Deinococcus fonticola DNA.
GCGCCACCGGGGCCATGGGCTTCGGCCGCAACCTCACCCCCGGCGAAATCGTGGGGCAGGTTCTGGCGGTGGCGGGCGGCGAAGGCATTGCCCCGCGCGAGATCAGGAACCTGGTGTTCATGGGCATGGGCGAAGCCATGCTGAACTACGATTTCACCATGCAGGCCGCCCGCATCCTGCTGCACCCGCAGGCGCTCGGCATGAGCAAGCGCCGCATCACCCTGTCCACCGTCGGCATCGCCAAGGGCATTCGCCGCCTGACCGAGGAAGATGACCTGGGCATCAAGCTCGCCATCAGCCTGCATGCCCCCGACGAGGACACCCGCCAGCGCATCATCCCCACCGGAGCCGCCAACTCCATTGCCGAGATCATGGCCGCCGCCCGCGAGTATCAGGCGGTCACCGGCCGCCGTATCACCATGGAATACACCATGCTGCGCGGCCTCAACGACCACCTCTGGCAGGCCGAACTCCTGGCCGACCTACTGCGCGGCCTGGTCAGCCACGTGAACCTGATTCCCATGA
It encodes the following:
- the rlmN gene encoding 23S rRNA (adenine(2503)-C(2))-methyltransferase RlmN codes for the protein MPLLLDLHPDQYPLSGFRRTQLLSWVFEQGVGTFDAMTNLSADTRRELQEKYSLNPFRDIETVRSHDGSVKYLFTLFDGRQMEAVYMPYLDRKTICVSTMVGCPARCAFCATGAMGFGRNLTPGEIVGQVLAVAGGEGIAPREIRNLVFMGMGEAMLNYDFTMQAARILLHPQALGMSKRRITLSTVGIAKGIRRLTEEDDLGIKLAISLHAPDEDTRQRIIPTGAANSIAEIMAAAREYQAVTGRRITMEYTMLRGLNDHLWQAELLADLLRGLVSHVNLIPMNPWDGSGFESSTEEQIQAFYDTLQARGVDVSVRRSRGKDAGAACGQLALKRPTAATGDGYAGA